In a single window of the Acidimicrobiales bacterium genome:
- a CDS encoding type II secretion system F family protein — protein sequence MAETYTYKVRDKAGKMLSGSIEADSTTLVANKLRQMGYVPLAIDKKATGGVNKELSLFKPKVKMKDLAVFSRQFATMINSGLSLLRSLSILEEQTESKALKPILHEVRTDVEKGASLSQALARHPKAFNRLYVAMVRAGETGGVLDSVLLQLSDTIEKQVELKQKIKAALTYPVAVLALVMLIVTAMLLFVVPTFKGIYGDLGGTLPLPTRILMLVSEALKKWFPLVVVAQIAGLFAFKRWIETETGRGAWDAFKLKVPVFGGLVHKTAVTRFSRTLASLLRSGVPILESLEITSETVGNTVVAKAVKDMQEGVKQGEPIAKRMAEHDKIFPPMVTQMLAVGEETGAVDTMLDKVGEFYEQEVESTVNALTSLLEPLLIMFLGGAVGGMVIALYMPMFNVINLIK from the coding sequence ATGGCCGAGACCTACACCTACAAGGTTCGCGACAAGGCAGGAAAGATGCTGTCGGGCTCCATCGAGGCCGACAGCACCACCCTGGTCGCCAACAAGCTGCGGCAGATGGGCTACGTGCCCCTGGCCATCGACAAGAAGGCCACGGGCGGCGTCAACAAGGAGCTCTCGCTCTTCAAGCCCAAGGTCAAGATGAAGGACCTTGCGGTCTTCAGCCGCCAGTTCGCCACCATGATCAACTCGGGCCTGTCGCTCCTGCGCTCGCTGAGCATCCTGGAGGAGCAGACGGAGAGCAAGGCGCTCAAGCCGATCCTCCACGAGGTCCGCACCGACGTCGAGAAGGGCGCGTCGTTGTCGCAGGCGCTGGCCCGACACCCGAAGGCGTTTAACCGGCTCTACGTCGCCATGGTGCGAGCGGGCGAGACGGGCGGCGTCCTCGACTCCGTGCTGCTGCAGCTTTCCGACACCATCGAGAAGCAGGTGGAACTGAAGCAGAAGATCAAGGCGGCCTTGACCTACCCGGTCGCGGTGCTCGCCTTGGTCATGCTCATCGTCACCGCGATGCTCCTGTTCGTGGTGCCCACCTTCAAGGGCATCTACGGCGACCTCGGCGGCACCCTGCCGCTCCCGACCCGCATCCTCATGCTCGTCTCCGAGGCGTTGAAGAAGTGGTTCCCGCTCGTGGTGGTCGCCCAGATCGCCGGACTCTTCGCCTTCAAGCGGTGGATCGAGACGGAGACCGGACGTGGTGCCTGGGACGCCTTCAAGCTGAAGGTCCCGGTGTTCGGCGGCCTCGTGCACAAGACGGCGGTCACCCGCTTCTCCCGCACCTTGGCCAGCCTGCTGCGTTCCGGTGTGCCGATCCTGGAATCGCTGGAGATCACCTCCGAGACCGTGGGGAACACCGTCGTCGCCAAGGCTGTGAAAGACATGCAGGAGGGCGTCAAGCAGGGCGAGCCGATCGCCAAGCGCATGGCGGAGCACGACAAGATCTTCCCGCCCATGGTCACCCAGATGCTCGCCGTCGGTGAAGAGACCGGCGCCGTCGACACCATGCTCGACAAGGTGGGCGAGTTCTACGAGCAGGAAGTGGAGTCGACGGTCAACGCGCTGACCTCACTCCTCGAGCCGCTGCTCATCATGTTCCTTGGTGGTGCGGTCGGCGGCATGGTGATCGCCCTCTACATGCCGATGTTCAACGTGATCAACCTGATCAAGTAG
- a CDS encoding DUF4388 domain-containing protein, which translates to MSLHGTLETFALPDVLALLAATKKSGELRVVGGKTDGRVWFDAGAVVGADVGRAVGYVDAVFELLRLETGKFSFDAEKTADAPAEPSSIEPLLAEAQARLAEWRSIEAIIPSVDHAVVLAADISHPHVMVTGPQWRALVGVSSSPTVSAVIDRLGTGEFDTCRTLKELVDAGLLTVEERAAAPAPAPAPEPEPAPVVAVEPESAPEPEPAPVVAAEPEPEPEVVPEPEPVAEAPVVPVQLDPTPAGERPKIQALTSSPAADAAQLESTPATEADELVRQVAAMEAPAEAPEPEVQAAEPEPQPAPEPEAETPVPAAAAAAEAEEPINRGLLLKFLSSVRT; encoded by the coding sequence GTGTCACTGCACGGAACGCTGGAAACCTTTGCTCTCCCCGACGTACTGGCGCTGCTTGCTGCCACCAAGAAGAGTGGCGAGCTGCGCGTGGTCGGGGGGAAGACCGATGGACGGGTGTGGTTCGACGCGGGCGCCGTGGTGGGTGCCGACGTGGGCCGAGCCGTGGGCTACGTCGATGCCGTCTTCGAGCTGTTGCGCCTGGAGACCGGCAAGTTCTCCTTCGACGCCGAGAAGACGGCCGACGCCCCCGCTGAGCCTTCGAGCATCGAGCCGCTGCTGGCCGAAGCCCAGGCCCGGCTGGCCGAATGGCGTTCGATCGAAGCGATCATCCCCTCGGTCGACCACGCCGTGGTGCTGGCTGCCGACATCAGCCACCCCCACGTCATGGTGACCGGACCGCAATGGCGGGCCCTGGTCGGCGTGTCGTCGTCGCCGACCGTCAGCGCCGTCATCGACCGCCTGGGCACCGGCGAGTTCGACACCTGCCGCACCCTCAAGGAACTGGTCGATGCCGGGCTGCTCACGGTGGAGGAGCGGGCCGCCGCCCCTGCGCCTGCGCCCGCCCCGGAACCCGAGCCTGCGCCTGTCGTGGCCGTCGAGCCCGAATCTGCGCCGGAACCTGAGCCTGCGCCTGTGGTGGCGGCCGAACCCGAGCCCGAGCCCGAGGTCGTCCCGGAGCCCGAGCCCGTGGCCGAAGCACCGGTCGTGCCCGTCCAACTCGACCCCACGCCCGCGGGCGAGCGCCCCAAGATCCAGGCCCTGACCAGCTCGCCTGCCGCCGATGCGGCGCAGTTGGAGTCGACGCCCGCCACCGAAGCCGACGAGCTCGTGCGCCAGGTGGCAGCCATGGAAGCGCCCGCCGAGGCGCCCGAACCCGAGGTGCAGGCCGCCGAGCCCGAGCCCCAGCCCGCCCCGGAACCCGAGGCGGAGACGCCTGTTCCTGCGGCTGCAGCTGCGGCCGAGGCCGAGGAGCCGATCAACCGCGGCCTCCTGCTCAAGTTCCTCTCGTCGGTGCGTACCTAG
- the mltG gene encoding endolytic transglycosylase MltG: MTTLYDDEAVYEPMPPERRGGGRKVLRVVLALAVIAVLLAGAAGAYVLNQVNGSSGGEDVAVSIPMGSSTQRIAAILDDKGVVSSARLFSVYVRFTGGGPFKAGDYTLQRNSPYSKVVDALDTGPEAQVVRLTIPEGLTLNQIAERVGKLQGRSRDRFLELAKGGQVRSQFQPDNGTNLEGFLWPETYEFDPKDDELVILRRMVEAFDAAASQLGLDQSQSKVGLTPYQTIIVASMIEEEAKIAEERGKVATVIYNRIKKGETLGIDATLRYGLNRPTEPLRQSDLASDNPYNTRKLKGLPPTPIASPGRSSLEAALNPTPGPWLFYVLADRDGRHAFAVTITEFNRYKAEAQAKGLL; encoded by the coding sequence ATGACGACCCTCTACGACGACGAAGCCGTCTACGAGCCCATGCCCCCCGAGCGGCGCGGCGGCGGGCGCAAGGTGCTGCGCGTGGTGCTCGCCTTGGCCGTCATCGCTGTTCTCCTCGCGGGCGCCGCGGGCGCTTACGTGCTCAACCAGGTCAACGGCTCCTCCGGCGGCGAGGACGTGGCCGTCAGCATCCCCATGGGCTCGTCGACCCAGCGCATCGCCGCCATCCTCGACGACAAGGGCGTGGTGTCGAGCGCCCGCCTGTTCTCCGTCTACGTGCGCTTCACAGGGGGCGGCCCCTTCAAGGCGGGCGACTACACCCTCCAGCGCAACTCGCCCTACAGCAAGGTGGTCGACGCCCTCGACACAGGCCCCGAGGCGCAGGTGGTGCGCCTCACCATCCCCGAGGGGCTCACCCTCAACCAGATCGCCGAGCGGGTGGGCAAGCTGCAAGGCCGCAGCCGCGACCGCTTCCTGGAGCTGGCCAAGGGCGGCCAGGTGCGTTCGCAGTTCCAGCCCGACAACGGCACCAACCTCGAAGGCTTCCTGTGGCCGGAAACCTACGAGTTCGACCCCAAGGACGACGAACTGGTCATCCTGCGCCGCATGGTGGAGGCCTTCGACGCGGCCGCCTCGCAGCTGGGCCTCGACCAGTCGCAGTCGAAGGTGGGCCTGACCCCGTACCAGACGATCATCGTCGCCTCCATGATCGAGGAGGAGGCCAAGATCGCCGAGGAGCGGGGCAAGGTGGCCACCGTCATCTACAACCGCATCAAGAAGGGCGAGACCCTGGGCATCGACGCCACCCTGCGCTACGGGCTCAACCGTCCCACGGAGCCGCTGCGCCAGAGCGACTTGGCCTCCGACAACCCCTACAACACCCGCAAGCTCAAGGGCCTGCCGCCCACGCCGATCGCCTCGCCGGGCCGGTCGTCGCTGGAAGCGGCGCTCAACCCGACGCCGGGGCCGTGGCTGTTCTACGTCCTGGCCGACCGCGACGGCCGCCACGCCTTCGCCGTCACCATCACAGAGTTCAACCGCTACAAGGCCGAGGCCCAGGCCAAGGGGCTCCTCTGA
- a CDS encoding shikimate dehydrogenase, translating into MAVLRPGRPRRPPRLRRHHHRVQPLQGRGPGQGAPLTVSSATRVAGVIGDPVRHSLSPSLHNAAFAALDLDWVYLAFEVPAGSAAAAVEGMRALGIDGLNVTMPHKADVAAAVDRLSPVAERLGAVNTVVRRGGVLVGESTDGAGFVDALRLDEGFDPAGKRCLVIGAGGAARAVVLALAEAGAEVVVVGRTPERVAACAALGGRVGTADEAAGADLVVNATPVGMGDDAALPLDPANLGAGQVVADLVYHPLHTPLLSEARARGAVAVNGLGMLIHQAAHAFRLWTGEDPPLEVMSAAAVRALSR; encoded by the coding sequence GTGGCTGTTCTACGTCCTGGCCGACCGCGACGGCCGCCACGCCTTCGCCGTCACCATCACAGAGTTCAACCGCTACAAGGCCGAGGCCCAGGCCAAGGGGCTCCTCTGACGGTCTCGTCGGCCACTCGGGTGGCCGGGGTCATCGGCGACCCCGTGCGGCACTCGCTGTCGCCCTCGCTCCACAACGCGGCGTTCGCGGCCTTGGACCTCGACTGGGTGTACCTGGCCTTCGAGGTGCCCGCGGGGTCGGCGGCCGCCGCCGTCGAGGGCATGCGAGCCCTCGGCATCGACGGGCTGAACGTGACGATGCCCCACAAAGCGGACGTCGCTGCCGCCGTCGACCGCCTCTCGCCGGTGGCCGAACGCCTCGGCGCGGTGAACACCGTGGTACGGCGGGGCGGGGTGCTGGTGGGGGAGTCCACCGACGGAGCCGGCTTCGTCGATGCCCTGCGCCTCGACGAGGGCTTCGACCCGGCGGGCAAGCGCTGCCTGGTGATCGGCGCAGGGGGCGCGGCCCGTGCCGTGGTGCTGGCCCTGGCCGAGGCGGGCGCCGAGGTCGTGGTCGTCGGGCGCACGCCCGAGCGGGTGGCCGCCTGCGCCGCCTTGGGCGGCCGGGTGGGCACGGCCGATGAAGCGGCGGGCGCCGACTTGGTGGTCAACGCCACCCCCGTGGGCATGGGCGACGACGCCGCCCTGCCGCTCGACCCCGCCAACCTGGGGGCAGGCCAGGTGGTGGCCGACCTGGTGTACCACCCCCTGCACACGCCACTGCTGAGCGAGGCCCGCGCCCGGGGCGCGGTGGCCGTCAACGGCTTGGGCATGCTCATCCACCAGGCGGCGCACGCGTTCCGGCTGTGGACGGGGGAGGACCCGCCGTTGGAAGTCATGTCGGCCGCTGCGGTTCGTGCGCTGTCCCGCTGA
- a CDS encoding type II secretion system protein, whose product MDHNRRGGEDGFTLVELLAVVAIIGILSAIAVPTLLRAQGSAKKASAQSNVRSALSAVKTLPVEHHAYWVDTETTTLGLLQAAEPSLQWVATMGSPSGTSDEVSWTSTATQVVVAVRSADGHCFYVRDITDPDNPEAGTSYGKTVVSSATPCEADGAGPVWKSSQAAGWPNTGPSA is encoded by the coding sequence ATGGACCACAACCGGAGGGGCGGGGAGGACGGGTTCACCCTGGTCGAACTACTGGCAGTCGTCGCCATCATCGGCATCCTCAGTGCGATCGCCGTTCCGACGCTCCTGCGGGCCCAGGGCAGCGCCAAGAAAGCGTCTGCGCAGTCGAACGTCCGCTCGGCGCTGAGTGCAGTCAAGACGCTCCCCGTCGAACACCACGCGTACTGGGTGGACACGGAGACAACCACGCTGGGGCTGCTCCAGGCGGCTGAGCCCTCGTTGCAGTGGGTGGCGACAATGGGCAGTCCCTCCGGCACGTCCGACGAGGTGAGCTGGACCTCTACCGCCACCCAGGTCGTCGTAGCCGTGCGCTCTGCCGACGGCCACTGCTTCTACGTCCGTGACATCACCGATCCCGACAACCCCGAGGCGGGCACGTCGTACGGGAAGACCGTGGTGAGCTCGGCAACACCGTGCGAAGCCGACGGCGCAGGCCCGGTGTGGAAGAGTTCGCAGGCCGCCGGGTGGCCGAACACCGGCCCCAGCGCCTGA
- the ruvX gene encoding Holliday junction resolvase RuvX encodes MRVVGIDLGSKRIGVATSDATGTIASPYTVLQRQGRDRQADHRAIAAIVAETEAERVVVGLPLSLSGEKGPAAQAAEAEVDELAAVVGVPVETWDERLTTVSADRSMMEMRMKADARRRVVDKVAAAILLQAWLDAHR; translated from the coding sequence GTGAGGGTCGTCGGAATCGACCTCGGGAGCAAGCGAATCGGCGTGGCCACCAGCGACGCCACCGGCACCATCGCCTCGCCCTACACCGTCCTCCAACGCCAGGGCCGCGACCGCCAGGCCGACCACCGGGCCATCGCGGCCATCGTGGCCGAGACCGAGGCCGAACGGGTCGTCGTCGGCCTGCCGCTGTCGCTGTCGGGCGAGAAGGGCCCCGCTGCCCAGGCGGCCGAGGCCGAGGTGGACGAACTGGCCGCCGTCGTCGGTGTGCCGGTTGAGACCTGGGACGAGCGGCTGACTACGGTGAGCGCGGACAGGTCGATGATGGAGATGCGCATGAAGGCCGACGCCCGCCGCCGCGTCGTCGACAAGGTGGCCGCTGCAATCCTGCTCCAAGCGTGGCTGGACGCCCACCGATGA
- a CDS encoding helix-turn-helix domain-containing protein, whose translation MRVQEVADAMRVSNMTVYRLIQSGELSAMRVGRSYRIRERDVEAYLARGTA comes from the coding sequence TTGCGAGTACAAGAGGTCGCCGACGCCATGCGGGTGTCCAACATGACCGTGTACCGCCTCATCCAGTCCGGAGAACTGTCGGCCATGCGAGTGGGCCGCAGCTACCGGATCAGGGAGCGTGACGTGGAGGCGTATCTGGCAAGGGGGACCGCCTGA
- a CDS encoding prepilin-type N-terminal cleavage/methylation domain-containing protein, with amino-acid sequence MIDAIRRRLAKDEEGFTLIELMVVVLIIGILVAIAVPTFLKAQDNAKSKAATSNLRSGLSGSKTFFTENQSYAGATVLLLKGVEPSLDWTTGASTTPEQISFAVDTSGNIMGLANRSKAGYCYFIVDNTTSGSGGTTYAKSKATAATCTATTSATFVAADYDFGSSTSTAKW; translated from the coding sequence ATGATTGACGCCATTCGTCGGCGCTTGGCCAAGGACGAAGAGGGCTTCACCCTCATCGAACTGATGGTCGTTGTCCTGATCATCGGCATCCTCGTCGCCATCGCCGTCCCGACCTTCCTGAAGGCTCAGGACAATGCGAAGAGCAAGGCTGCGACCTCGAACCTGCGGTCCGGCCTGAGCGGTTCCAAGACCTTCTTCACCGAGAACCAGTCCTACGCCGGTGCCACCGTTCTCCTCCTCAAGGGTGTCGAGCCCTCGCTGGACTGGACGACCGGCGCTTCCACGACGCCCGAGCAGATCTCGTTCGCAGTGGACACAAGCGGCAACATCATGGGCCTGGCCAACCGTTCCAAGGCGGGCTACTGCTACTTCATCGTGGACAACACCACGAGCGGATCCGGCGGTACCACCTACGCCAAGTCGAAGGCGACAGCCGCCACGTGCACGGCCACCACGAGCGCAACCTTCGTGGCTGCCGACTACGACTTCGGCTCCAGCACCAGCACCGCCAAGTGGTAA
- a CDS encoding prepilin peptidase — protein MTAFLVVTAALFGLVVGSFLNVVIYRVPRKESVSTPRSRCPHCGTQLAARDNVPVLSWLLLRGRCRTCRTAIAPRYPLVEAGTGVLFAVVAARLHDDAAALPAFLVLAAACLAISLIDFEHFIVPNRIVYPTLFLMAPLFLAAAVVDGDWSSLRGAALGGVLGFGILFVIHVISPRGMGFGDVRLAGLLGVALGWLDLGHVLLGLFLGFLTASVVSVALIASKRRTRKDRVPFGPFLAVGAFLALLVGEPILRWYGV, from the coding sequence ATGACTGCGTTCCTCGTTGTGACCGCCGCTCTGTTCGGCCTGGTCGTCGGTTCCTTCCTCAACGTGGTGATCTACCGGGTCCCGCGGAAGGAGTCCGTCTCCACACCCCGCTCGCGATGCCCGCACTGCGGCACCCAGCTCGCAGCGCGCGACAACGTGCCCGTGCTCTCGTGGCTGCTGCTTCGCGGTCGGTGCCGCACGTGCCGCACAGCGATTGCTCCCCGGTACCCACTGGTGGAAGCCGGCACGGGTGTGCTCTTCGCCGTGGTCGCCGCTCGCCTGCACGACGATGCCGCCGCACTGCCGGCCTTCCTCGTCCTGGCCGCTGCGTGCCTCGCTATCTCGCTGATCGACTTCGAGCACTTCATCGTGCCGAACCGCATCGTCTACCCGACGCTGTTCCTCATGGCCCCTCTGTTCCTGGCCGCCGCGGTCGTCGACGGCGACTGGAGCTCGCTCAGAGGGGCCGCCCTCGGTGGCGTGCTCGGCTTCGGCATCCTCTTCGTCATCCACGTGATCAGCCCGCGCGGCATGGGCTTCGGTGACGTGCGCCTGGCCGGGCTGCTCGGCGTCGCCCTCGGTTGGCTCGATCTCGGCCACGTCCTGCTCGGCCTGTTCCTCGGCTTCCTCACGGCGTCGGTGGTGAGCGTGGCCCTGATTGCGTCCAAGCGCCGGACGCGGAAGGACCGGGTGCCGTTCGGTCCGTTTCTGGCCGTCGGCGCCTTCCTGGCTCTGCTGGTCGGAGAGCCGATCCTGCGCTGGTACGGCGTGTGA
- a CDS encoding ATPase, T2SS/T4P/T4SS family, which translates to MSEENQLGALLVASKLLSQEQLDAAIAEQADTSKSLGRILIDNRLLKESDLVSVLAAQLGLEFVDLDETQIDASAAGLISDALARRYQALPIGWDNGRLVLAMADPGNVFAVDDIRTMTKSEIKVVVTTPASVNAAIDKYHRMDSEAEDISAQAASEFDDLDDISNVREVVEDAPIVKLVNLLITQAVNDRASDIHIEPTERDVRVRYRIDGVLHEVMRPHKSIQSGIISRLKIMADINIAERRVPQDGRVSVTLQGKQVDLRVATLPTVYGEKIVMRILDKSTALLKLSDLGFLPSSMDRFEKSYRKPYGTILVTGPTGSGKSTTLYATLNILNDESKNVITVEDPVEYRLPGINQVQVNNKAGMTFAAALRSILRSDPDIVLVGEIRDRETATIAIEAALTGHLVLSTLHTNDAATTPTRLVEMGVEPFLVASALDCIVAQRLARRLCEKCKEPYQATMAELQTAGWDMEGEEEPPVVYRPVGCTQCGKTGYHGRFAIHEVLTVTEDIERMIVDREHSEDIKKMAIAQGMLTLRGAGLVHVREGMTSIEEILRVVA; encoded by the coding sequence ATGTCTGAAGAGAACCAGCTCGGCGCACTCCTCGTGGCAAGCAAGCTCCTGAGCCAGGAGCAGCTCGATGCTGCCATCGCCGAGCAAGCCGACACCAGCAAGTCGCTGGGCCGCATCCTCATCGACAACCGGCTCCTGAAGGAGTCCGACCTGGTGTCGGTGCTGGCCGCCCAGCTGGGGCTGGAGTTCGTCGACCTCGACGAGACCCAGATCGACGCCAGCGCCGCCGGCCTCATCAGCGACGCCCTGGCCCGCCGCTACCAGGCGCTGCCCATCGGCTGGGACAACGGCCGCCTGGTGCTGGCCATGGCCGATCCCGGCAACGTGTTCGCCGTCGACGACATCCGCACGATGACCAAGAGCGAGATCAAGGTCGTCGTCACCACGCCTGCGTCGGTCAACGCGGCGATCGACAAGTACCACCGCATGGACAGCGAGGCCGAGGACATCTCGGCCCAGGCGGCCAGCGAGTTCGACGACCTCGACGACATCTCCAACGTGCGGGAGGTCGTCGAAGACGCCCCCATCGTCAAGCTGGTCAACCTGCTCATCACCCAGGCGGTCAACGACCGGGCGTCCGACATCCACATCGAGCCCACCGAGCGCGACGTGCGGGTGCGCTACCGCATCGACGGCGTGCTCCACGAGGTGATGCGGCCCCACAAGAGCATCCAGTCGGGGATCATCTCCCGGCTCAAGATCATGGCCGACATCAACATCGCCGAGCGCCGGGTTCCCCAGGACGGCCGGGTGTCGGTGACACTGCAGGGCAAGCAGGTCGACCTCCGGGTGGCGACCCTGCCCACCGTGTACGGCGAGAAGATCGTCATGCGCATCCTCGACAAGTCGACCGCGCTGTTGAAGCTGAGCGACCTCGGCTTCCTGCCGTCGAGCATGGACCGCTTCGAGAAGTCGTACCGCAAGCCCTACGGCACCATCCTGGTCACCGGGCCCACCGGCTCGGGCAAGTCGACCACCCTGTACGCCACCCTCAACATCCTCAACGACGAGTCGAAGAACGTCATCACCGTCGAGGACCCGGTGGAGTACCGCCTGCCCGGCATCAACCAGGTGCAGGTCAACAACAAGGCAGGCATGACCTTTGCCGCTGCCCTGCGCTCGATCCTGCGCTCCGACCCCGACATCGTGCTGGTAGGCGAGATTCGCGACCGCGAGACCGCCACCATCGCCATCGAGGCCGCCCTCACCGGCCACCTCGTGCTCTCCACCCTGCACACCAACGACGCCGCCACCACCCCCACCCGCTTGGTGGAGATGGGCGTGGAGCCGTTCCTGGTGGCCTCGGCCCTCGACTGCATCGTGGCCCAGCGCTTGGCCCGACGCCTGTGCGAGAAGTGCAAGGAGCCGTACCAGGCGACCATGGCCGAGCTGCAGACGGCGGGCTGGGACATGGAGGGCGAAGAAGAGCCCCCCGTCGTGTACCGCCCGGTGGGCTGCACCCAGTGCGGCAAGACCGGCTACCACGGCCGTTTCGCCATCCACGAGGTCCTCACCGTGACCGAGGACATCGAGCGCATGATCGTCGACCGTGAGCACTCCGAGGACATCAAGAAGATGGCCATTGCGCAGGGAATGCTCACGCTCCGTGGTGCCGGCCTGGTCCATGTCCGCGAGGGCATGACGTCGATCGAGGAGATTCTCAGGGTCGTCGCCTGA
- a CDS encoding PilT/PilU family type 4a pilus ATPase, with translation MQAASRRLGEFLVDRKVLSRDVLEQLLVREQNERVPLSKLLMSDGHVGEKDMVAAVAAQVGIRFVDFDHTAVNPTLDSLIPAELARAHVAVAVDLEGSDLLVAMVDPSDRDAIGQIEKATSWTVLPAIAVRSELERVVNAMYGPAAGAAGPVGAGVAGDIEIAVDEAGGSTAAMAPASEIAAQELHVNELLERVVDLGGSDLHMTAGVPPAVRVHGEIKHLTEFPVMTPSEIRRMIYAILTQKQRERFENDLELDTSHSVPGLGRFRVNVFLQRDSVGSVMRVIPSEVVPFDQLGLPAAAQQFAGLPRGLILVTGPTGSGKSTTLASMVDIINAGKPCHIMTVEDPIEFLHHHKTAVINQREVGEDTYSFAAALKHVLRQDPDVILVGEMRDLETISTALTAAETGHLVFATLHTQDAPQSVDRVIDVFPAHQQQQVRVQLAAALQGIVTQQLVPTPTGRGRVVASEVLVATPAVRNLIREGKTHQIYSAMQAGGKYGMQTMDMSLAGLVKAGKISLETALERCANEQDLRRLIGGGQ, from the coding sequence ATGCAGGCCGCATCGCGCCGATTGGGCGAGTTCCTCGTAGACCGCAAGGTCCTTTCACGAGACGTGCTCGAACAGCTCCTCGTCAGGGAGCAGAACGAGCGGGTTCCGTTGTCCAAGCTCCTCATGTCCGACGGACATGTGGGGGAGAAGGACATGGTCGCCGCGGTGGCGGCGCAGGTGGGCATCCGGTTCGTCGACTTCGACCACACCGCCGTCAACCCGACCCTGGACTCGCTGATCCCGGCCGAGCTGGCCCGGGCGCATGTCGCCGTGGCCGTCGACCTCGAAGGCTCCGACCTCCTGGTCGCCATGGTCGACCCGTCCGACCGCGACGCCATCGGCCAGATCGAGAAGGCGACGAGCTGGACCGTGCTGCCCGCCATCGCCGTGCGCAGCGAGCTGGAGCGGGTGGTCAACGCCATGTACGGTCCGGCCGCCGGCGCAGCCGGCCCCGTCGGTGCGGGCGTGGCAGGCGACATCGAGATCGCCGTCGACGAAGCAGGCGGCTCGACCGCCGCCATGGCCCCGGCCAGCGAGATCGCCGCCCAAGAGCTCCACGTCAACGAGCTGCTGGAGCGGGTCGTCGACCTCGGCGGTTCCGACCTCCACATGACCGCAGGCGTGCCGCCCGCAGTGCGGGTGCACGGCGAGATCAAGCACCTCACCGAGTTCCCGGTGATGACGCCGTCGGAGATCCGCCGGATGATCTACGCCATCCTCACCCAGAAGCAGCGGGAGCGCTTCGAGAACGACCTCGAGCTCGACACCTCGCACTCGGTGCCCGGCCTGGGCCGCTTCCGCGTCAACGTCTTCCTGCAGCGCGACTCGGTCGGCTCGGTCATGCGCGTGATCCCCTCGGAGGTCGTGCCCTTCGACCAGCTGGGATTGCCCGCCGCGGCCCAGCAGTTCGCCGGGTTGCCCCGTGGCCTGATCCTGGTCACCGGGCCGACCGGCTCGGGCAAGTCGACGACCTTGGCGTCGATGGTCGACATCATCAATGCCGGCAAGCCGTGCCACATCATGACGGTCGAGGACCCCATCGAGTTCCTCCACCACCACAAGACCGCCGTCATCAACCAGCGTGAAGTCGGCGAGGACACCTACTCGTTCGCCGCTGCCCTCAAGCACGTGCTGCGCCAGGACCCCGACGTGATCCTCGTGGGTGAAATGCGCGACCTGGAGACCATTTCGACGGCGCTGACCGCGGCCGAAACCGGCCACCTGGTCTTCGCCACCCTCCACACCCAGGACGCCCCGCAGTCGGTCGACCGCGTGATCGACGTGTTCCCGGCGCACCAGCAGCAGCAGGTGCGGGTGCAGCTGGCCGCCGCCCTGCAGGGCATCGTGACCCAGCAGCTGGTTCCGACGCCCACCGGCCGAGGCCGGGTCGTCGCCTCCGAGGTGCTGGTGGCCACGCCGGCGGTCCGCAACCTCATCCGTGAGGGCAAGACGCACCAGATCTACTCCGCCATGCAGGCAGGCGGGAAGTACGGCATGCAGACCATGGACATGTCGCTGGCCGGCCTGGTCAAGGCCGGGAAGATCTCACTGGAGACCGCGCTGGAGCGGTGCGCCAACGAACAAGACCTCCGACGCCTCATCGGCGGCGGACAGTAA